The Chryseobacterium nakagawai genome has a segment encoding these proteins:
- a CDS encoding peroxiredoxin, giving the protein MSIKLGDTAPDFHAESSVGDIRFYNYLGDSWGILFSHPADYTPVCTTELGFTSKLQSEFAQRNTKVIALSVDGVEDHQNWVKDINETQHTDVQFPIIADKEKKVSELYDFIHPNASATATVRSLLIIDPAKKVRLIITYPASTGRNFNEILRVLDSLQLVDRYQVATPVNWENGDDVIVPPTVSTEDAIKKFPKGVTEIKPYLRYTPQPNT; this is encoded by the coding sequence ATGTCAATCAAACTAGGAGATACAGCACCGGACTTTCATGCAGAATCATCTGTAGGTGATATTAGATTTTATAATTATCTGGGAGATTCCTGGGGGATTTTATTTTCACACCCGGCAGATTATACTCCGGTATGTACTACAGAGCTGGGGTTTACTTCTAAATTGCAATCTGAATTTGCTCAAAGAAATACAAAAGTGATTGCATTAAGTGTGGATGGGGTAGAAGATCATCAGAATTGGGTAAAAGACATTAATGAAACTCAGCATACTGATGTACAGTTTCCGATCATAGCAGACAAAGAAAAAAAAGTTTCTGAGCTTTACGATTTTATCCATCCGAATGCTTCAGCTACGGCAACGGTGCGCTCCTTATTGATTATTGATCCTGCTAAGAAAGTGAGGCTTATTATTACTTATCCTGCCTCTACAGGAAGAAATTTTAATGAAATCCTGAGGGTATTGGATTCTTTACAGTTGGTAGACCGTTATCAGGTAGCTACTCCGGTAAATTGGGAAAACGGAGATGATGTTATTGTTCCACCCACAGTTTCTACAGAAGATGCCATCAAAAAATTCCCAAAAGGGGTGACTGAGATAAAGCCGTATTTAAGATATACGCCCCAACCTAATACATGA
- a CDS encoding outer membrane beta-barrel protein → MKKLILTGILAVAGLTATANAQIQKGNWMVGGNLAGANFGLNKGGGYDFNIQPKGAYFIEDNIALGGYVDLGFKGAKDAPTTFTYNVGALGRYYLNPGEQGVNNLLHHGRWFLEGNLGVGGTSISKGGSSSNGLNFGFGPGYSYFITPNIGLEGLVKYDANAGFGNGGYTNKITFGLGFQIYLPTSKGKQIINDVK, encoded by the coding sequence ATGAAAAAACTTATTTTAACAGGGATATTAGCTGTAGCAGGTTTAACAGCAACTGCAAACGCTCAGATTCAGAAAGGTAATTGGATGGTAGGGGGTAACCTTGCAGGCGCCAACTTTGGATTAAACAAAGGAGGTGGTTATGATTTCAACATCCAGCCTAAAGGAGCTTACTTTATTGAAGATAACATTGCATTGGGAGGATATGTGGATTTAGGCTTCAAAGGAGCTAAAGATGCGCCAACTACATTCACTTATAATGTAGGAGCATTAGGACGTTACTATCTTAACCCGGGAGAGCAGGGAGTTAACAACCTATTACACCACGGAAGATGGTTCTTGGAAGGTAATTTAGGTGTTGGAGGAACATCAATCTCTAAAGGAGGTTCTTCTTCTAACGGTCTTAATTTTGGATTCGGTCCTGGTTATTCTTACTTCATTACACCAAATATTGGTTTAGAAGGTTTAGTTAAATATGATGCGAATGCTGGATTCGGAAACGGTGGATATACTAACAAAATTACTTTTGGTTTAGGATTCCAGATTTATCTTCCTACTTCTAAAGGAAAACAAATCATCAACGACGTTAAGTAA
- the sucC gene encoding ADP-forming succinate--CoA ligase subunit beta yields the protein MNLHEYQSKEILSKYGVAIQRGFVANNVDEAVAAAEKLTAETGAQAWVVKAQIHAGGRGKGGGVKFSPNMDKLKENAQNIIGMQLVTPQTSAEGKKVHSVLVAEDVYYPGESETKEFYVSILLDRAEGKNTIVYSTEGGMDIEHVAEVTPHLIHNELIDPAIGLQGFQARKIAFNLGLEGNAFKEFVKFISSLYNAYTGIDASLFEINPVLKTSDNKIIAVDAKVTLDDNSLFRHKDLAELRDTREEDPMDVEAGEAGLNFVKLDGNVACMVNGAGLAMATMDIIKLSGGNPANFLDVGGTADAQRVQTAFGIILRDPNVKAILINIFGGIVRCDRVAQGVVDAYKAMGSLPVPLIVRLQGTNAVEAKKLIDESGLPVHSAITLEEAANKVKEVLA from the coding sequence ATGAATCTTCACGAGTATCAATCAAAAGAGATTTTATCAAAGTATGGAGTAGCTATCCAACGTGGTTTCGTTGCAAACAACGTAGACGAAGCTGTAGCAGCTGCTGAAAAATTGACTGCTGAAACTGGAGCTCAGGCTTGGGTTGTAAAAGCACAAATTCACGCAGGTGGTCGTGGTAAAGGTGGAGGTGTTAAGTTTTCTCCAAACATGGACAAGCTTAAAGAAAATGCTCAGAATATCATCGGAATGCAGTTGGTAACTCCACAAACTTCTGCTGAAGGTAAAAAAGTACACTCTGTTTTGGTTGCAGAAGATGTTTATTATCCTGGAGAATCTGAAACTAAAGAATTTTATGTTTCTATTCTTTTAGATAGAGCTGAAGGGAAAAATACAATCGTGTATTCTACTGAAGGAGGGATGGATATTGAGCACGTTGCAGAAGTAACTCCTCATTTAATTCATAACGAACTTATTGATCCAGCTATCGGTCTTCAAGGATTCCAGGCTAGAAAAATTGCTTTCAACCTAGGTCTTGAAGGAAATGCATTCAAAGAATTTGTGAAATTTATTTCTTCTCTTTACAATGCTTATACAGGTATTGATGCTTCTCTTTTCGAAATCAACCCAGTGTTGAAAACTTCTGATAACAAAATTATCGCTGTAGATGCTAAAGTAACTTTAGACGATAACTCATTGTTCCGTCACAAAGACTTAGCTGAATTAAGAGATACAAGAGAAGAAGACCCAATGGATGTTGAAGCTGGCGAAGCTGGTCTTAACTTCGTAAAACTAGACGGTAACGTTGCTTGTATGGTAAACGGTGCGGGTCTTGCAATGGCAACTATGGATATCATCAAATTATCTGGTGGTAACCCTGCTAACTTCCTTGACGTAGGAGGTACTGCTGATGCTCAGAGAGTACAGACTGCTTTTGGAATCATCTTAAGAGATCCAAACGTAAAAGCAATCTTAATCAACATCTTCGGAGGTATTGTAAGATGTGACAGAGTTGCTCAAGGTGTTGTAGACGCTTACAAAGCTATGGGTAGCCTTCCAGTTCCATTGATCGTAAGATTACAAGGAACTAACGCTGTAGAAGCTAAGAAATTGATCGATGAGTCTGGTCTTCCGGTTCATTCTGCAATTACTTTAGAAGAAGCTGCAAACAAAGTAAAAGAAGTTTTAGCGTAA
- a CDS encoding Gfo/Idh/MocA family oxidoreductase: MQLVKAGLCAFGMSGKVFHAPFLKEHPGFFISAVVERSKEESKEKYPEATIYKSVEEMLQDAEIELVIINTPVQTHYEYAKKALEAGKNIVVEKPFTVDVAEAEELAKLAEEKGLFLSVYQNRRFDRDFQQVQKVLNEGKLGNIKEAEIRFDRFRTTPSGKQHKENPDQVGSGSLHDLGSHLVDQAVQYFGYPEKLFADVFSMKGPEFANDYFEILLFYKNDLRVRLKSSVFTKEDHYAYKIHGDRGSFLQERTDNQETELVAGAIPVYGKEWMQPLKETDGIVNYLNENSETERILTSSEAGNYMDYYQQIYEHIVFGYPLPSPGKEVIQNMNIIEASLRSAQEGKVIML; encoded by the coding sequence ATGCAACTGGTAAAAGCTGGGCTTTGTGCCTTTGGAATGAGTGGGAAAGTATTTCACGCTCCTTTTTTAAAAGAACATCCGGGATTCTTCATTTCTGCTGTAGTAGAACGAAGCAAGGAAGAATCCAAAGAAAAGTATCCTGAAGCTACTATCTATAAGTCGGTGGAAGAAATGCTTCAAGATGCAGAGATCGAATTGGTAATTATTAATACTCCGGTTCAGACACATTATGAATATGCTAAAAAAGCTTTGGAAGCTGGAAAAAACATTGTTGTTGAAAAACCATTTACAGTAGATGTAGCAGAAGCAGAAGAGCTGGCAAAGCTGGCAGAAGAGAAAGGACTATTTTTAAGTGTATACCAAAACAGAAGATTTGATCGTGACTTCCAGCAGGTACAAAAAGTTTTAAATGAAGGAAAATTAGGAAACATTAAAGAAGCAGAGATCCGTTTTGACAGATTCCGTACTACACCTAGTGGAAAGCAGCATAAGGAAAATCCGGACCAGGTAGGTTCAGGTTCATTGCATGATCTCGGATCACATCTTGTAGATCAGGCAGTACAGTATTTCGGGTATCCTGAAAAACTTTTTGCTGATGTATTTTCTATGAAAGGGCCAGAGTTTGCAAACGATTATTTTGAAATTCTGTTATTCTATAAAAATGATCTGAGAGTACGGCTAAAATCTTCGGTTTTCACTAAAGAAGATCATTATGCTTATAAAATACATGGCGACAGAGGAAGTTTTCTGCAGGAAAGAACCGATAATCAAGAAACCGAATTGGTTGCAGGAGCCATTCCTGTCTATGGAAAAGAATGGATGCAGCCTCTGAAAGAAACAGACGGGATTGTAAACTATCTGAATGAAAACTCTGAAACAGAACGAATATTGACTTCAAGCGAAGCAGGAAATTATATGGATTATTACCAGCAAATCTATGAACATATTGTTTTCGGATATCCATTACCTTCACCCGGAAAAGAAGTAATTCAGAATATGAATATCATAGAGGCATCATTGAGAAGTGCACAAGAAGGAAAGGTAATTATGTTATAA
- a CDS encoding peptidase domain-containing ABC transporter codes for MEISANEQGKRLIRYITKEKKDVTNIYFYAVLNGLVLLSVPLGIQSIVSFVMGATMTTSIYLLIFFVVIGTWLAGYFRLKVIQIIEKIQQKIYVEFSIAIADKIPKVDLSYTRKYYLPELVNRFFDIQNLQKGISKILLEIPTALIQIVFGILLLSFYHPWFLAFGGLVVISVIIIFRYTMESGIKSSIEESNKKYDTAAWIEDIAGSVKTFKMHSENDAHLKGTDERVVEYLKHRTSHFKVLVFQYKTIIAFKVIITLAMLAIGTYLLINQKLNIGAFIATEIVVLSIMSAVEKLIVSLESYYDLIASFAKLSKITELKEEQNGEIILSQKEKGAEIEFKNVSFSFNEHSPILSDVNFKIRENTINVLTGKLGAGKTLLLNMITGFFDPSSGTILFDRIPLKNIEKQLLRNDIGLYLENMKIIQGTVKENIILGNSESHTEDILELSENIGIENISSMFSSGFFTEVSETDPEITFSSKKKILLLRALLGEKRLIILENPFAGIREEYQDRMIQYLLKIKEKTTIIIVSQDAELLQHADQHIHLEGGTLRTSHKNQ; via the coding sequence ATGGAAATAAGCGCAAATGAACAGGGCAAAAGACTGATCCGGTACATTACAAAAGAGAAAAAAGATGTCACTAATATTTATTTTTATGCCGTCCTCAACGGTCTTGTTTTATTGAGTGTTCCGTTGGGAATACAGTCTATAGTAAGTTTTGTAATGGGAGCTACCATGACAACTTCCATTTACCTCCTCATCTTCTTTGTAGTCATCGGAACATGGCTTGCCGGATATTTCAGGTTAAAGGTGATACAGATCATTGAAAAAATCCAGCAGAAAATATATGTAGAGTTTTCCATTGCCATCGCTGATAAGATTCCAAAGGTCGATCTTTCTTATACCAGAAAGTATTATCTCCCGGAGCTTGTTAACCGTTTTTTTGATATCCAAAATTTACAAAAAGGAATTTCAAAGATTTTGCTGGAAATTCCCACCGCATTGATTCAGATTGTTTTTGGAATTCTTTTACTTTCTTTTTATCATCCCTGGTTTCTGGCATTTGGAGGGCTGGTGGTTATTTCTGTAATTATTATTTTCAGATATACGATGGAAAGCGGGATTAAATCCAGTATTGAAGAAAGTAACAAAAAATATGATACGGCGGCATGGATCGAAGATATTGCCGGATCGGTAAAAACCTTTAAAATGCATTCTGAAAATGATGCTCATCTAAAAGGAACCGATGAACGCGTCGTAGAATATCTTAAACATAGGACATCCCATTTTAAAGTTCTTGTTTTTCAGTACAAAACGATTATTGCCTTTAAAGTAATTATTACCTTAGCGATGCTTGCTATTGGAACTTATCTTCTGATTAATCAAAAACTGAATATTGGGGCTTTTATTGCTACAGAAATTGTTGTTCTGAGCATTATGTCTGCTGTAGAAAAACTGATTGTAAGCCTTGAAAGTTATTATGATCTTATCGCTTCTTTTGCCAAACTTTCTAAAATTACAGAGCTTAAAGAGGAACAAAATGGTGAAATCATATTATCACAGAAAGAAAAAGGAGCAGAGATTGAATTTAAAAATGTAAGTTTTTCCTTCAACGAGCATAGCCCCATCCTTTCGGATGTAAATTTTAAAATTCGGGAAAATACCATTAATGTTTTAACAGGAAAGTTAGGAGCCGGAAAAACACTTCTCCTCAATATGATCACAGGTTTTTTTGACCCTAGCTCAGGAACCATTTTATTTGACAGAATTCCATTAAAAAACATTGAGAAACAACTGCTGAGAAACGACATAGGTCTTTATCTTGAAAATATGAAGATCATTCAGGGAACAGTGAAAGAAAATATCATATTAGGGAATAGTGAAAGCCATACGGAAGACATTCTGGAGCTTTCTGAAAATATCGGAATAGAAAATATTTCCAGTATGTTCAGCAGTGGATTTTTCACCGAAGTCAGTGAAACCGATCCTGAAATCACCTTCAGCTCAAAAAAGAAAATTCTACTTCTGCGGGCACTTTTGGGTGAAAAGAGACTTATCATTCTGGAAAACCCTTTTGCAGGAATCCGTGAAGAATATCAGGATAGAATGATACAGTACCTTTTGAAGATCAAAGAAAAAACAACGATCATCATTGTTTCACAGGATGCAGAACTTTTGCAGCATGCGGATCAGCATATTCATCTGGAAGGGGGAACTTTAAGAACATCTCATAAAAATCAGTAA
- a CDS encoding ABC-F family ATP-binding cassette domain-containing protein, whose translation MNYVSAENLTKSYGIKVLFENISFHINEGDKIAIVAKNGSGKSTLLKILMGKEIADSGTAIINKDIQVVLFDQEIDFDSNLSIEEFMMALDSEPILALKNYHKSLHSTDHDFIEKALGDMEAHKAWDLENEMKQILSQLKITDLDAKMGTLSGGQIKRVALAKLLTETRAEHKHTLLIMDEPTNHLDVDMVEWLENYLNKAKITLLLVTHDRYFLDSVCDIIWEMEDKNLYFHNGSYATYLENKMIREDNLNATIDKANNLYRKELEWMRRQPKARTTKSKSRIDSFYETEKVAKTDTRKQGLELDFEMKRLGNKILELKHIDKSFGNKVLLKDFNYQFQRGEKVGIIGKNGAGKSTLLNIIQGLEKADKGEIETGETISFGYFAQKGLTYKEDERVIDFIKEIAEFYPLANGKSLSASQFLRLFLFDDQTQYSPISKLSGGEKRRLHLMYILYQNPNFLIFDEPTNDLDLPTLTVLENFLQQFQGSLIIVSHDRYFMDRIVDHVLAFEGDGKIRDFVGNFSEYREARSREEALEKNTAVKPEPVKETVEAIEKTSSSNTPKRKLTFKEQRELETIEKEMPELEEQRAKILDQLNNETDYEKIAKLSSELEAISEKLENHEMRWLELQEVM comes from the coding sequence ATGAATTACGTTTCTGCAGAAAATCTTACCAAATCTTACGGCATCAAAGTTTTGTTTGAAAACATTTCCTTTCACATCAATGAAGGAGACAAAATTGCCATTGTTGCCAAAAATGGAAGTGGAAAATCTACCCTTCTGAAAATTTTAATGGGTAAAGAAATTGCAGACAGTGGTACTGCGATTATTAATAAAGATATCCAGGTTGTTTTATTCGACCAGGAAATTGATTTTGATTCCAATCTAAGCATTGAAGAATTCATGATGGCATTAGACTCAGAGCCTATTCTTGCCTTGAAAAATTATCACAAATCTCTACATTCTACAGATCATGACTTTATTGAAAAGGCACTGGGTGATATGGAAGCCCATAAAGCCTGGGATCTTGAAAACGAGATGAAGCAAATCCTTTCCCAGCTTAAGATCACTGATCTTGATGCTAAAATGGGGACTCTTTCCGGAGGACAAATTAAACGTGTTGCATTGGCTAAGCTATTGACAGAAACCAGGGCTGAACACAAACATACACTCCTGATTATGGATGAACCTACCAACCACCTGGATGTAGATATGGTGGAATGGCTGGAAAATTATCTGAACAAAGCAAAAATTACGTTGTTGCTTGTTACTCACGACCGGTATTTCCTGGACAGCGTTTGTGATATTATCTGGGAAATGGAAGACAAAAATCTTTATTTCCATAATGGTTCATATGCAACGTATCTTGAAAATAAAATGATTCGTGAGGATAATCTTAACGCTACCATTGATAAAGCCAATAATCTTTACAGAAAGGAATTGGAATGGATGCGAAGACAACCTAAAGCAAGAACTACAAAATCTAAAAGCAGAATTGATTCTTTCTACGAAACCGAAAAAGTTGCCAAAACCGATACCAGAAAACAAGGTTTGGAGCTGGATTTTGAAATGAAGCGTTTAGGAAATAAAATTCTTGAACTGAAGCATATTGATAAAAGCTTTGGAAATAAAGTTCTATTAAAAGATTTCAACTACCAATTCCAACGGGGTGAGAAAGTAGGGATCATTGGAAAAAACGGAGCTGGAAAATCTACACTATTGAATATTATCCAGGGATTGGAAAAAGCTGACAAAGGAGAAATTGAAACGGGAGAAACTATTTCTTTTGGATATTTTGCCCAGAAAGGTCTTACTTACAAAGAGGATGAACGTGTGATTGACTTCATTAAGGAAATTGCTGAATTCTATCCTTTAGCCAATGGAAAAAGTCTTTCTGCATCTCAGTTCCTGAGGCTATTTTTATTTGACGATCAAACACAATACTCTCCTATTTCAAAATTATCAGGAGGTGAAAAGAGAAGACTTCACCTGATGTATATTTTATATCAGAATCCTAACTTTTTGATTTTTGATGAACCTACGAATGACCTGGATCTTCCTACATTAACCGTTCTTGAAAACTTCCTGCAACAATTTCAGGGATCTTTAATCATCGTTTCCCATGACAGATATTTCATGGATAGAATCGTAGATCACGTTCTTGCTTTTGAAGGAGATGGGAAAATCAGGGATTTTGTAGGAAATTTCTCAGAATACCGTGAAGCGAGAAGCCGTGAAGAAGCTTTAGAAAAAAATACTGCTGTAAAACCTGAGCCGGTAAAAGAAACAGTTGAAGCTATAGAAAAAACGTCATCCTCCAATACTCCGAAAAGGAAATTAACTTTTAAAGAACAAAGAGAATTGGAAACCATTGAAAAAGAAATGCCTGAACTTGAAGAACAGCGTGCAAAAATTTTAGATCAACTCAATAACGAAACTGATTATGAAAAGATTGCCAAACTTTCTTCTGAACTGGAAGCCATTTCTGAAAAACTGGAAAACCATGAAATGAGATGGCTTGAGCTTCAGGAAGTCATGTAA
- a CDS encoding TonB-dependent siderophore receptor, with translation MKRQLLSLGLLFIAISASSQLKNVEADTIRTQTIEDINLHKTGNPNQARPLSTKSNLTIMETPQPIAIVTHEIIEQQQAKQLSDVLQNVNGMYITSSRGNSQDSFGGRGFILGNDNIFKNGSRINSGVFPEVSGLERVEVLKGANAMLYGNTAAGGIINMITKKPKFNFGGNIGMNAGSWNSYKPTVDVYGPLSKNIAFRVNGTYEYAESFRDIVQSEKYYFNPSFLFNLSEKSQLIVEADYLKNNFTPDFGLGSITEKDQSYRLNDGISRNVFFGTDWQYQNVQQASTNVTFNHQLNERWSLNATASYQNYTKDYFSSERVQWIYDTKDKNVDPNRLSWKRPFGKTYNEQNYTSAQVNINGEFNTGKINHKVLIGADADYSQADAYAYNITGPTNLLYLDDPSTWGNVSMPNSTLSTKTRINTRRIGIYAQDFISLTKQLKVIAGLRWSYIENMPTLTTRFGSNEKFEVANSSTSDNAFSPKVGLVYAPNENLSVFATYTNSFASNAGYTSDQFGTVNTNKPDKDVQNQLTTLSRQSIKPSTVDQYEIGVKKNFWNNALAVNLTAYQIMYNNYYQTYWFASATNGAPVNSTDTNLKEFAGNMRSRGVELDITGNPTENLSIIGGFSYNNSVYLDTPEKGYVEKQRLVRTPATTANASIFYKFTNYVKGLKVGAGIYYIGDRIAGWNDSKSTNTSRNNVSRMFDLKDYTTVSVSVGYEWQKFSIQGRVGNLFDVVNYNVHENYSVNPITPRNYYFTLTYKL, from the coding sequence ATGAAAAGACAACTACTTTCTTTAGGTCTTCTATTTATCGCTATTTCAGCAAGTTCACAGCTTAAAAACGTTGAAGCAGACACCATCAGAACTCAAACAATCGAAGATATTAATCTTCATAAAACAGGAAATCCAAACCAGGCAAGGCCACTTTCTACAAAGTCTAACCTGACGATAATGGAGACCCCTCAGCCGATTGCAATCGTGACTCACGAAATCATTGAACAGCAGCAGGCAAAACAATTGAGTGATGTTCTTCAGAATGTAAACGGGATGTATATCACTTCATCCAGAGGAAATTCTCAAGACAGCTTTGGCGGACGTGGTTTTATTTTAGGAAATGATAATATTTTCAAAAATGGGTCAAGAATAAATAGCGGAGTTTTCCCTGAAGTAAGCGGTCTGGAAAGAGTAGAAGTTCTAAAGGGAGCCAATGCTATGCTTTATGGAAATACGGCTGCCGGAGGTATTATCAACATGATTACTAAAAAGCCTAAATTCAATTTTGGAGGAAACATAGGAATGAATGCAGGAAGCTGGAATTCTTATAAACCAACAGTTGATGTTTACGGACCTTTATCTAAAAATATTGCTTTCAGAGTAAACGGAACTTACGAGTATGCTGAAAGTTTCAGAGATATTGTACAATCTGAAAAATATTATTTCAATCCTTCATTTTTATTTAATTTAAGTGAAAAATCCCAATTAATCGTTGAGGCAGATTATCTTAAAAATAATTTCACCCCGGATTTCGGGCTTGGATCTATTACTGAAAAAGATCAAAGTTATAGATTGAATGACGGTATTTCCAGAAACGTTTTCTTCGGAACTGACTGGCAGTATCAAAATGTACAGCAAGCTTCTACGAATGTAACTTTTAATCATCAGCTTAATGAAAGATGGTCTTTAAACGCTACAGCTTCTTACCAAAATTACACTAAAGATTATTTTTCTTCTGAAAGAGTACAATGGATCTATGACACGAAAGATAAAAACGTAGATCCCAACAGATTATCCTGGAAAAGACCTTTTGGTAAGACTTACAACGAACAAAATTATACTTCTGCCCAGGTAAACATCAATGGAGAATTCAATACAGGAAAAATCAACCATAAAGTATTAATTGGTGCAGATGCAGATTATAGCCAGGCAGATGCTTATGCTTATAATATTACAGGTCCAACAAATCTTTTATATCTGGACGATCCTTCAACATGGGGAAATGTGAGTATGCCAAATTCTACTCTTAGTACAAAAACCAGAATCAATACAAGAAGAATCGGTATCTATGCACAAGATTTTATCAGCTTAACAAAGCAACTAAAAGTAATTGCCGGATTAAGATGGTCTTATATAGAAAATATGCCAACGTTAACTACTCGTTTTGGATCAAACGAGAAATTTGAAGTAGCCAATTCTTCAACGTCTGACAATGCATTTTCTCCAAAAGTAGGATTGGTTTATGCTCCAAATGAAAACCTTTCAGTATTTGCAACCTATACGAATTCTTTTGCTTCCAATGCAGGATATACTTCAGATCAATTTGGTACAGTAAATACCAATAAACCTGATAAAGATGTTCAAAATCAATTAACTACTTTATCAAGACAAAGCATAAAACCATCAACCGTTGATCAATACGAAATTGGTGTTAAAAAGAATTTCTGGAATAATGCTTTAGCGGTTAATTTGACGGCTTACCAGATTATGTACAATAATTATTATCAAACATATTGGTTCGCTTCTGCTACAAATGGAGCACCAGTAAATTCAACAGATACCAATCTTAAAGAATTTGCAGGAAATATGAGAAGCCGTGGTGTGGAATTAGATATTACAGGAAACCCTACTGAAAACTTATCTATCATCGGAGGTTTTTCTTATAACAATTCCGTATACCTTGACACTCCTGAAAAAGGATATGTTGAAAAGCAAAGATTAGTACGAACCCCTGCTACAACAGCGAATGCTTCCATTTTCTATAAATTCACAAACTATGTAAAAGGGTTAAAAGTTGGAGCTGGAATCTATTATATCGGAGACAGAATCGCTGGATGGAATGATTCAAAATCAACAAATACAAGTAGAAACAATGTAAGTAGAATGTTTGATCTAAAGGACTATACTACTGTTTCTGTATCAGTTGGTTATGAATGGCAAAAATTCTCAATCCAAGGAAGAGTGGGTAACCTATTTGATGTTGTAAACTATAATGTTCACGAGAATTATTCAGTAAATCCGATTACTCCAAGAAATTATTATTTTACATTGACATACAAACTGTAG
- a CDS encoding mechanosensitive ion channel family protein: MEKTGLTYIDLVYKVLESWYVTFAKLTPKLIVGILVFTFFLITSKYLSQIAVKLFHKFFPKSQKESSLVTLISVFRFLIMLMGTFISLEIMGFSGFLWKFIGSLGVAGVIAGVALKDLVSSIFSGMLIGIDKAFKVGDYITIGNHSGTVQEIGFLTTKILTDDGKKAYIPNQVVFNAPFYNITASPQRRIILNFEIPADEDISKAQKGILDVVKNLDNVDKLDTAEVIFTDLKQGSFNLQVKFWIKIGANLAQVRSKAYLNIKERFDMDKILLVTPTSISITSGESNPPESQDK; this comes from the coding sequence ATGGAGAAAACCGGCCTCACCTACATAGACTTGGTGTATAAGGTATTGGAAAGTTGGTATGTAACGTTTGCAAAGCTTACTCCTAAACTGATTGTTGGTATTTTAGTATTTACATTTTTTCTTATTACCAGTAAATACTTGAGCCAGATTGCGGTAAAACTATTTCACAAATTCTTTCCCAAAAGTCAGAAAGAGAGCTCATTGGTTACTTTAATCAGTGTATTCAGATTTCTGATTATGCTGATGGGAACATTTATTTCCCTTGAAATTATGGGCTTCAGTGGCTTTCTATGGAAATTTATCGGAAGTTTGGGAGTAGCCGGGGTTATTGCCGGGGTTGCTTTAAAAGACCTTGTTTCCAGTATCTTTTCAGGAATGCTTATTGGTATTGACAAGGCTTTTAAAGTGGGTGATTATATTACCATAGGGAATCATTCAGGGACTGTACAGGAGATTGGATTTTTAACAACTAAAATCCTTACAGACGATGGAAAGAAAGCCTATATCCCCAATCAAGTGGTTTTTAATGCTCCGTTTTATAATATTACAGCATCCCCTCAGCGCAGAATTATCTTAAATTTTGAAATTCCTGCCGATGAAGACATTAGTAAAGCCCAGAAAGGAATCCTGGATGTGGTAAAAAATCTTGACAATGTTGATAAGTTGGATACTGCAGAAGTTATTTTTACAGATTTGAAACAAGGATCGTTTAATCTTCAGGTAAAATTCTGGATCAAAATTGGAGCCAATCTGGCACAGGTAAGAAGTAAGGCCTACTTAAATATTAAGGAGCGATTTGATATGGATAAAATCCTGCTGGTAACGCCTACAAGTATCAGTATTACAAGTGGGGAAAGTAATCCACCTGAAAGCCAGGATAAATAA